The Periplaneta americana isolate PAMFEO1 chromosome 9, P.americana_PAMFEO1_priV1, whole genome shotgun sequence genome contains a region encoding:
- the LOC138706166 gene encoding peritrophin-1-like yields the protein MKSVVLLLVPLLVSGVAGVTCPASDPVNGSVYFPDACNCTSFYQCSHGKAILQVCPVGLHWNIKKNQCDWPDKAGCVPPSCPGKDPTVPLFFPNPRSCETYFQCSNGILYCRQCPPGLHFNTQLNVCDYSYNVKCSTE from the exons ATGAAGTCTGTTGTTC TTCTGCTTGTGCCGCTGCTAGTGAGCGGTGTGGCGGGTGTCACTTGTCCCGCCAGCGATCCCGTCAACGGCAGCGTGTACTTCCCAGACGCCTGCAATTGCACCAGTTTCTACCAGTGCAGTCACGGGAAAGCGATCCTGCAAGTCTGTCCTGTTGGACTGCACTGGAATATCAAGAAGAATCAGTGCGACTGGCCAGACAAAGCTGGCTGCGTGCCGCCATCATGTCCCGGAAAGGATCCCACCGTACCTCTGTTCTTTCCGAACCCTCGCAGCTGCGAGACCTACTTCCAATGCAGCAACGGAATCCTCTATTGCAGACAGTGTCCGCCTGGCCTCCACTTCAACACTCAGCTGAACGTCTGCGACTACTCTTATAATGTTAAATGCTCCACGGAATAG
- the LOC138706162 gene encoding probable chitinase 10 — translation MEGYGFGFALLLTLLLKDATCVPNYVTCPDSDPVDHVVFFPHENNCTEFYRCDHGSPLVQLCPSGLHWNAKMDTCDWPWSAGCSPSTEEPNVCEGGEDDSCPTATPPQCPAEDPTYSLFFPHPSDCHWFFHCSNGVAYCKACPSGLHWNPTLNTCDWPWHAGCKPSDGNGNGNGNDGDGNGNDGDGNNNGNENPPSGSCPVPQPPYNVYFPDPYNCGAFYQCSHGVPYHQNCPAGLHFNPSINVCDYPENAGCSASGGKVTTEAPAEKCPDAEVPVCPITDPDVSVYFPHPSDSHWFYHCSHGIAYCKICPAGLRWNQEQEKCDW, via the exons ATGGAAG GATACGGTTTTGGATTCGCCTTGTTGCTAACGCTGCTCCTGAAGGATGCGACTTGCGTCCCCAACTACGTGACATGTCCGGATTCCGATCCGGTGGACCACGTGGTGTTCTTTCCGCATGAGAACAACTGCACCGAGTTCTATCGCTGTGACCACGGTTCTCCGCTGGTGCAACTCTGTCCCAGTGGTCTGCACTGGAACGCCAAGATGGACACGTGTGACTGGCCTTGGAGCGCCGGTTGTTCTCCTTCCACAGAAGAACCCAACGTATGCGAGGGTGGCGAAGACGACAGCTGCCCCACCGCCACGCCACCCCAGTGCCCTGCCGAAGACCCCACTTACTCCCTGTTCTTCCCTCATCCTAGCGACTGCCATTGGTTCTTCCACTGCAGTAACGGAGTAGCATACTGTAAGGCCTGTCCTTCAGGACTGCATTGGAACCCAACTCTCAACACCTGCGACTGGCCATGGCATGCCGGCTGCAAACCAAGTGATGGAAACGGTAACGGAAACGGTAATGACGGCGACGGAAACGGTAACGACGGTGACGGAAACAACAATGGGAATGAGAACCCTCCATCCGGAAGTTGTCCAGTGCCGCAGCCCCCTTATAATGTTTATTTCCCAGACCCCTACAACTGCGGCGCTTTCTACCAGTGCAGCCATGGAGTGCCGTACCACCAGAATTGCCCTGCAGGCCTTCACTTCAACCCTTCAATCAACGTTTGCGACTATCCCGAGAACGCAGGGTGTTCGGCGAGCGGCGGAAAGGTCACTACAGAAGCTCCAGCAGAGAAGTGTCCAGATGCGGAGGTTCCTGTCTGCCCTATCACTGACCCCGACGTTTCTGTGTACTTCCCGCACCCCAGTGACAGTCACTGGTTCTACCACTGTAGTCACGGTATTGCTTATTGCAAGATTTGTCCTGCAGGACTTCGTTGGAACCAGGAACAAGAGAAGTGCGACTGGTAA